A genome region from Aptenodytes patagonicus chromosome 26, bAptPat1.pri.cur, whole genome shotgun sequence includes the following:
- the ANP32E gene encoding acidic leucine-rich nuclear phosphoprotein 32 family member E isoform X1, with product MEMKKRINLELRNRAPEKVTELVLDNCRSSNGEIEGLNDSFKELEFLSMANVELTSLAKLPTLSKLRKLELSDNIISGGLEVLAERCPNLTYLNLSGNKIKDLGTVEALQNLKNLKSLDLFNCEITNLEDYRDSIFELLQQITYLDGFDQEDNEAPDSEDDDDEEGDEDDDDEDEDEAGPPGEYEEEDDEDDGGSDLGEGEEEEEVGLSYLMKEEIQDEDDDDDYVEEGGDEEEEEGIRGEKRKRDPEDEGEEEDD from the exons ATGGAGATGAAGAAGCGCATCAACCTGGAGTTGAGGAACCGGGCCCCCGAGAag GTGACGGAGTTGGTGCTCGATAACTGCCGATCCAGCAATGGTGAAATCGAAGGTCTGAATGATTCATTTAAAGAACTCGAGTTTCTTAGCATGGCCAATGTAGAGCTGACATCGCTGGCCAAACTTCCCACGTTGAGTAAGCTCCGAAAG TTGGAGTTGAGCGACAACATCATTTCAGGAGGCCTGGAGGTCCTTGCAGAAAGATGTCCAAATCTCACATATCTAAATCTAAGTGGCAACAAAATCAAAGATCTTGGCACTGTGGAAGCTCTT caaaatctcAAAAACTTGAAGAGCCTTGACCTGTTCAACTGTGAGATTACAAACCTTGAGGATTACAGAGACAGCATTTTTGAGCTGCTTCAGCAAATCACATACCTAGATGGATTCGATCAGGAAGATAATGAGGCACCGGACtcagaagatgatgatgatgagg AAggagatgaagatgatgatgatgaagacgAGGATGAAGCTGGTCCTCCAGGAGAGTATGAAGAGGAAGACGACGAAGATGATGGAGGTTCAgatttgggggaaggagaagaggaggaggaagttgGTCTTTCATACCTGATGAAAGAAGAGATTCAG gatgaagatgatgatgatgactaTGTTGAAGAAGGAggtgatgaggaggaagaag AGGGCATTcgaggggagaagaggaaacgAGACCCTGAAGATGAAGGCGAGGAAGAGGATGATTAA
- the ANP32E gene encoding acidic leucine-rich nuclear phosphoprotein 32 family member E isoform X2: MEMKKRINLELRNRAPEKVTELVLDNCRSSNGEIEGLNDSFKELEFLSMANVELTSLAKLPTLSKLRKLELSDNIISGGLEVLAERCPNLTYLNLSGNKIKDLGTVEALQNLKNLKSLDLFNCEITNLEDYRDSIFELLQQITYLDGFDQEDNEAPDSEDDDDEGDEDDDDEDEDEAGPPGEYEEEDDEDDGGSDLGEGEEEEEVGLSYLMKEEIQDEDDDDDYVEEGGDEEEEAEGIRGEKRKRDPEDEGEEEDD, encoded by the exons ATGGAGATGAAGAAGCGCATCAACCTGGAGTTGAGGAACCGGGCCCCCGAGAag GTGACGGAGTTGGTGCTCGATAACTGCCGATCCAGCAATGGTGAAATCGAAGGTCTGAATGATTCATTTAAAGAACTCGAGTTTCTTAGCATGGCCAATGTAGAGCTGACATCGCTGGCCAAACTTCCCACGTTGAGTAAGCTCCGAAAG TTGGAGTTGAGCGACAACATCATTTCAGGAGGCCTGGAGGTCCTTGCAGAAAGATGTCCAAATCTCACATATCTAAATCTAAGTGGCAACAAAATCAAAGATCTTGGCACTGTGGAAGCTCTT caaaatctcAAAAACTTGAAGAGCCTTGACCTGTTCAACTGTGAGATTACAAACCTTGAGGATTACAGAGACAGCATTTTTGAGCTGCTTCAGCAAATCACATACCTAGATGGATTCGATCAGGAAGATAATGAGGCACCGGACtcagaagatgatgatgatgagg gagatgaagatgatgatgatgaagacgAGGATGAAGCTGGTCCTCCAGGAGAGTATGAAGAGGAAGACGACGAAGATGATGGAGGTTCAgatttgggggaaggagaagaggaggaggaagttgGTCTTTCATACCTGATGAAAGAAGAGATTCAG gatgaagatgatgatgatgactaTGTTGAAGAAGGAggtgatgaggaggaagaag CAGAGGGCATTcgaggggagaagaggaaacgAGACCCTGAAGATGAAGGCGAGGAAGAGGATGATTAA
- the ANP32E gene encoding acidic leucine-rich nuclear phosphoprotein 32 family member E isoform X3 yields the protein MEMKKRINLELRNRAPEKVTELVLDNCRSSNGEIEGLNDSFKELEFLSMANVELTSLAKLPTLSKLRKLELSDNIISGGLEVLAERCPNLTYLNLSGNKIKDLGTVEALQNLKNLKSLDLFNCEITNLEDYRDSIFELLQQITYLDGFDQEDNEAPDSEDDDDEEGDEDDDDEDEDEAGPPGEYEEEDDEDDGGSDLGEGEEEEEVGLSYLMKEEIQDEDDDDDYVEEGGDEEEEAEGIRGEKRKRDPEDEGEEEDD from the exons ATGGAGATGAAGAAGCGCATCAACCTGGAGTTGAGGAACCGGGCCCCCGAGAag GTGACGGAGTTGGTGCTCGATAACTGCCGATCCAGCAATGGTGAAATCGAAGGTCTGAATGATTCATTTAAAGAACTCGAGTTTCTTAGCATGGCCAATGTAGAGCTGACATCGCTGGCCAAACTTCCCACGTTGAGTAAGCTCCGAAAG TTGGAGTTGAGCGACAACATCATTTCAGGAGGCCTGGAGGTCCTTGCAGAAAGATGTCCAAATCTCACATATCTAAATCTAAGTGGCAACAAAATCAAAGATCTTGGCACTGTGGAAGCTCTT caaaatctcAAAAACTTGAAGAGCCTTGACCTGTTCAACTGTGAGATTACAAACCTTGAGGATTACAGAGACAGCATTTTTGAGCTGCTTCAGCAAATCACATACCTAGATGGATTCGATCAGGAAGATAATGAGGCACCGGACtcagaagatgatgatgatgagg AAggagatgaagatgatgatgatgaagacgAGGATGAAGCTGGTCCTCCAGGAGAGTATGAAGAGGAAGACGACGAAGATGATGGAGGTTCAgatttgggggaaggagaagaggaggaggaagttgGTCTTTCATACCTGATGAAAGAAGAGATTCAG gatgaagatgatgatgatgactaTGTTGAAGAAGGAggtgatgaggaggaagaag CAGAGGGCATTcgaggggagaagaggaaacgAGACCCTGAAGATGAAGGCGAGGAAGAGGATGATTAA